A region from the Fusarium musae strain F31 chromosome 1, whole genome shotgun sequence genome encodes:
- a CDS encoding hypothetical protein (EggNog:ENOG41) produces the protein MATIDLDGPALAPPKGEVSNLNDPPNQNGLAYTVLIICAIITTICFLLRAYGRVYLLKKFQTEEILTTLAYGNYWGAAYATFKMVDTPGYFVHQWNVRLKDVIPTNYWVLIFGVCYSFVLPFLKIAILVEWCRLFVPKGTRTKSIFWWGCMAIGFVQATSNTAIVVALNMQCTPHEAIWDFRIPDAKCWDLHKLQVASATIHLCCDIAIFLLPQQVIWKLKMSWKKRLGVSVIFGLGLLACVSAAFRLAVTVKYGKAADALYALAPLVFWATAEMTCGFFIVCVPCIPKILKETGVIRNIKRAFGMSTAPTNPNTADRYGKSGTKGSQLSSTGPKSYYKLDEDGVPLGTLKGSESTEYLRDNANNGQGITRTTQIKITQDNRSTSDSEGHAAFPASQKPWGV, from the exons atggctaccATTGATCTAGATGGACCGGCCCTTGCGCCTCCAAAGGGCGAGGTGTCGAATCTGAACGACCCCCCTAATCAGAATGGTCTGGCATACACTGTTCTGATTATCTGTGCGATTATTACCACGATATGCTTCCTTCTCAGAGCCTATGGGCGTGTTTATCTGCTGAAGAAGTTTCAGACTGAAGAGA TTCTCACGACCTTGGCATAT GGCAACTACTGGGGTGCTGCCTATGCGACGTTCAAGATGGTGGACACGCCTGGATATTTCGTGCATCAATGGAATGTCCGTCTCAAGGATGTAATTCCCACGAACTAC TGGGTTCTCATCTTTGGAGTCTGCTACTCCTTCGTCCTTCCATTTCTCAAAATCGCCATCCTCGTTGAATGGTGTCGCCTCTTCGTGCCGAAAGGCACACGAACAAAGAGCATCTTCTGGTGGGGTTGCATGGCCATTGGCTTTGTCCAGGCCACGTCCAACACCGCTATCGTCGTTGCTCTGAACATGCAGTGCACCCCTCACGAGGCCATCTGGGACTTTCGAATCCCAGACGCCAAATGCTGGGACTTGCATAAGCTTCAGGTCGCGTCTGCTACGATCCACCTGTGCTGCGATATTGCCATCTTTTTGCTACCCCAGCAGGTTAtctggaagttgaagatgtcttGGAAAAAGAGGTTGGGTGTGTCTGTTATCTTCGGGTTGGGTCTACT AGCCTGTGTATCTGCCGCCTTCCGATTAGCTGTCACAGTCAAGTACGGCAAAGCCGCCGACGCTCTATACGCCCTCGCCCCTCTCGTTTTCTGGGCCACCGCCGAAATGACCTgtggcttcttcatcgtctgcGTGCCGTGTATCCCCAAGATTCTCAAAGAAACCGGCGTTATCCGCAACATCAAGCGTGCATTCGGCATGAGCACCGCCCCTACGAACCCCAATACTGCAGACCGATATGGCAAAAGTGGGACAAAGGGTTCACAGCTTTCATCTACGGGTCCCAAGTCTTACTACAAgctggatgaggatggtgtgcCACTTGGAACGCTGAAGGGATCTGAGTCGACGGAGTATCTGCGGGATAATGCCAATAATGGACAGGGTATTACTCGGACAACACAGATCAAGATCACGCAGGATAATCGCTCGACAAGCGACTCGGAAGGCCATGCTGCGTTTCCGGCGTCTCAAAAGCCCTGGGGCGTATAG